The Paenibacillus yonginensis genome segment TAAAGATCCGGCTGTATTCCTGGGCGTCCTTATCTTCCAACTCCGCAAAAACCTTCCGGATGTATTCGGCGGCGATATCAGCGGACACTTTCTCCGCTATAATTTCAATATCCATCTGGTTATAATACTGGACTGCCTTGTCGTCCGAGAACAATGCCCAATCCAAGGCCGTTTGCGCTTTTTCATAGGAGGCTTTAAGGCCGGTCAACTCGTCCTCCACCGTCCCGATTCCGGATTTCACCGGGAACCCGTACCGGGCTTGAAGCTCCCTGGCCAGGTCTCTTAGTAAGGCGTCAAGCGAAGTTTCTGGAAGCTTCTGCAGCACCATGATCATTTTATTTTTGTTCTGCATAAGCAGAGGGTCGGCGTACGTGGTTAAGCGGTCTGAATACAGCTTGAACAGGTTATCATTCTCCTCGATCAGCCGGTTGTCGTCCCCCAGGATTTCCGATACCACAACAACTCTTTCCACATGCGGACGAATATTGAACACCTTTAATTTATTCAGGATGCTTTGTTCGTCGGTGGATGGACTGCGAAACAGCAGTTCCTCGATAATCATCCGCTGATTTTCTCTCTCCTGGCTTCTCAATTGGTTGAGATAAGCATCCTTGATTAACAATTCCGTAAACCGCTTAATAATTTTTCCGTATTTTTCGATTTCCTCGTATTCTCCGGTGATCCCAATGACTCCCGCGATCGAATTTTCAAAGGTTACGGGCAGATTGAGGCCTTTGCGTGCGCCGGCATATTCCCCGTCCTCTTGAATCACAACCTCCCTGCGGGTGTCGACCACTCTTTTGCCTCCGCCATGAAACGTGCCGATTCGGCTTAAATCCGTGCTTGCGATGATTATGCCGTCCGTATCAATGTAGTTGATCTCCTGATTGACGATTTCCTTCATATCGACCACGATCGTTTGCGCCAGTTTGGTGGAAATATTCAAGTCTCTTTTTCCCTTCCTTAGAACTTTACTTTATTTTAACGGATTTTGGACGGGTTAAGAGGATAAAAAATATGGCAGTCCGTTTCTGAAAGAGTTCCTAACAGCGGATTTCCTCGTGATTATTAGATGCTTAGAATTTGAAAATACCTTTACAATATGCCGTCTATAATCTCGTTCTCATTCATTTTTAAATATTCAATATCATCCAGATAAAGCTGCAGATGGTCCTCTTCTATATGCAATTGGAAAACCTGGTTCCCCTCGCGAGCTTCTTTTCGCATATATTCAGTCAAGCTTTCTAAACGTTTGATTAATACAGCAACAAAAGATTCCTTATCTTGAGGGGATGCTCCAACCGTATCCAGAAACAGTTTCGTCTTTCTTATTTGCTCCTTCAAATTCCCACTGGAGCCTGGGCTTTTCGGATTATGGAACGGGACCCATCTGTAAACAGCATAACCAATACCCCACATTCTCGGCCCTGGATGTAAAGTATCAAAATCTATGATCCCTGACGCTTCATCGCCTACTATAGTGACATTGTAGGGCGCAAAATCTCCATGACACATGACCTCGATCGGGAGAACGGCAGGCAGCATCCACTGCTCATGGTTTGTTAATTTGGAAATATATCGTTCGCTGGATTGATGAAATTTCATTAATAACCGGGCAGCAGACACAAGCATGGAGTCGCTCAGCATTGGATCCGGTAAAGGATAATGAAAAACCTCACCCGGCATAAAAGATAAGATCTCTTCCTGCCGATCATTTATCCCATACGGTTTGGGCACAAAAACTGCCCCCTCTTCATGAAGAAAGTTTAGAAACTTATGTACGTGCGGAGTCCAAGCATTCGCAGGACGAATAACCGTCTCTTCAACTTTATGAATTTGTCCGGTTCTTCCGCCGGTGAGTTCTTCTTTATGGTTCATTTTTGATTCCTTTCAGAAGTTGGTGTTGGTGTTGCCTGGTAGATTTAATACGGACCAAATGAAGTACGGGCAAGAAAAGGCAAGTTCAAATTGTAAGAAATGGTTGAGGGTGGTTTTTAGGGATTAACGCTAGAGAAAAATTTGAAAATTGCAGTTTGGGTCTAGGCGGGTTAAAACTTGGTGCTTCATAGGTAATTACACGCTTATGGGGAGGGAGACAAGGTAGCAGTGGCGACTTGGACCGTCGAAGAGCAATTTCAGTCCACACACTCACATGGAGTGCGACTGTTTTATCCGTTTATTGTGGTTATGGACTTTCTCATTTCAATCCACGCACTCACATGGAGTGCGACTCCGGACGCCGGACCCGGTTGCAATTTTTAGTTTGATTTCAATCCACGCACTCACATGGAGTGCGACAGCGCATGATGCCGTCACAGGTGCCGAAGAGTGAATTTCAATCCACGCACTCACATGGAGTGCGACCGTAGTGGGCGCGATAGAGATGCTTGCTGGCGAGTTATTTCAATCCACGCACTCACATGGAGTGCGACGCCGAGAAGCTAAATCCGCAGCATTCCCGAGCAGGTATTTCAATCCACGCACTCACATGGAGTGCGACTATCGTAGGTAACATGGCTCTTATTGATGACGGTATTTCAATCCACGCACTCACATGGAGTGCGACCCGTCGAAGTGTTCGGCACATTCTCAATTGATTTATTTCAATCCACGCACTCACATGGAGTGCGACGCCAAAGGCTCCTATAATCGTTTACGATCAAAACATATTTCAATCCACGCACTCACATGGAGTGCGACAATACAGGATAACCTGGGACATTGGGTTCTAAAAATTTCAATCCACGCACTCACATGGAGTGCGACGACTTGTTGACCGGAAATGTGATAGTTGATACCGGAATTTCAATCCACGCACTCACATGGAGTGCGACAGACAAAACAGAGGAATTAAGAGACTTCCTAGACATTTCAATCCACGCACTCACATGGAGTGCGACGCTTGGATGGTTTAATAAACTTGATCCAGGCATATTTCAATCCACGCACTCACATGGAGTGCGACTGTAGTTGATGTTCAGTTCAGAAAACAAGTCTTATTTCAATCCACGCACTCACATGGAGTGCGACCAGCACCCGGCCATTCTAAAGTTTTGGATTCCGGAAATTTCAATCCACGCACTCACATGGAGTGCGACATTGATGATCTACACAAAATGCTCTCAGAAACGATTTCAATCCACGCACTCACATGGAGTGCGACTACAACCGCTTGGTAGGCCATTTCTGCACCAGATATTTCAATCCACGCACTCACATGGAGTGCGACGCGTAACTGGCGGCCAAAAATACCCATACGTTGGAATTTCAATCCACGCACTCACATGGAGTGCGACTGCCGTTAAACTCGTCTAATTCCTCGTACCAAAGATTTCAATCCACGCACTCACATGGAGTGCGACTTCCCATCGTTCGCTGTAGGAGTGGGCCACAATATTTCAATCCACGCACTCACATGGAGTGCGACATTTGTTCTGGATAATGTCGCGCTGTTCGTCGCTCAATTTCAATCCACGCACTCACATGGAGTGCGACTTGACCTCGATGAATACGTCGCAATCTGATACGTGGATTTCAATCCACGCACTCACATGGAGTGCGACGGCTTAATGCTTGGTAAGGGGATGGGATCATGGTCATTTCAATCCACGCACTCACATGGAGTGCGACTTTATTTCCTCAAGCATACCGTTGTATTTGGTTGTATTTCAATCCACGCACTCACATGGAGTGCGACCGAAGGATTGCCAGCTCCTGCAAGCGCACAACCGTATTTCAATCCACGCACTCACATGGAGTGCGACTATCTCAATCCACGTTTCGTTATCGTCTTCTAAACATTTCAATCCACGCACTCACATGGAGTGCGACTTGATGCGTAAGCGTTATTTCCCAAGTTGTAAGATTTCAATCCACGCACTCACATGGAGTGCGACTACCAACATGTTGGCGTTCGTTTACTTAGCGAAGATATTTCAATCCACGCACTCACATGGAGTGCGACGACAAATCTTTGCCAAAGTGGATCTAGGCCGTCATATTTCAATCCACGCACTCACATGGAGTGCGACATTGATCCTATTTATAAGGTCCTCACTGGAGATATTTCAATCCACGCACTCACATGGAGTGCGACAATGACATTCCTGTGAAAGATTCAATGAAATTATAATTTCAATCCACGCACTCACATGGAGTGCGACCGGCCATCCGCCATGATGATGGGCTTCGGTGGCTTCGATTTCAATCCACGCACTCACATGGAGTGCGACACGAGAGAAGAATGGGATGCTATTTGCTTGGGGTTATTTCAATCCACGCACTCACATGGAGTGCGACGATAATACTATTGCATCTATGCGTAAATTGCAAATTTCAATCCACGCACTCACATGGAGTGCGACGCGGATATAGCGCCGATTGACTCCATCAATGACATTTCAATCCACGCACTCACATGGAGTGCGACTTTCTTGACAAACTACGGGCGATAAAGTAACCTAAAATTTCAATCCACGCACTCACATGGAGTGCGACCTTCACGTGTCATTTGGTTACCTCGCTTTCGTACCATTTCAATCCACGCACTCACATGGAGTGCGACGTGTTATAACGTAAGCTTGGAGATTCCAACTCGTCCTATTTCAATCCACGCACTCACATGGAGTGCGACATTCATAGCGCTTAATACCGCCATAAGTTACAGCATTTCAATCCACGCACTCACATGGAGTGCGACAGCGAAAATACCTCTATTCCATCTCCTAACAAGATGAATTCGAGTCATTTCCATTATATCTCATTACTCAACTAGATCAATCAACTCTCAGCTAATGTTCTGAGGTACGATTCAGCGTCTTTTTCGACAAAATCTGAGGTGCGAATCCCCCGGAGATTTTATGGGAGCTTTAGGTTCGCACCAAATGGCCAAGTGGCCACTTTGCTTACTTACTTAGAAATCCCGGCTATTTTTAACTGAACATGAGCTTAGCTGCTTGCAAATTTCTTCAAAGCATTCGTAAATGCAATAAAATCTGCAAGATGCTTATTCAGTATAGCTTTTAAAATCTCTAGCTGCACAGCTTGGTAATCATGTGCCGCTATATTGCGGAACCCTACCATGGCTTTCATATTGCCAGCCAGCTTTTCGTCAATGATTCCTTGACTAAGTAAAATATCAAAGGCATCACGACTCGTTTGAGGAACCCCGACCTGAAGCTCAGAAACAGCATGCATGGCAAGGTCAATACTGGCTTCGCAGCATCTTTGCAGATTGAGAATGATGGAATCCTGCTTTGTGAAATTCTGCAGATTTCGATCGTCATTCGCGTATTCCTCTTCAATCCGGGACAGGCACCTACGAATCACTTCTATCTTGTTCAATACGATGTCAGGGTTCATAACGGCTCCTCCCGCATCCGGCTTTCGATAATTTCCCGTCGCTCCTCATTAAGCATGGCGTATTCTTTGAGAGAACGCATAAACAGCAATTGCCTCTTCAAGGAATCAGGTTCATAAAGCAGCAAACCGCTGTCTATGATTTGGGCTCGCAGCACCGGACTAGCCTGTTCAAAATCAATCAGATCCACTTCACGCCCCGTCTTATCTGCAATAAGAGCAGCGATTCGAAATCGTTCGTAGGCATCTGGCTTTTGTTGATCGGGAATGTAGGCCAAATCCATGTCACTATCTGGTCTAGATTTCTTCTTAGCAAAAGAGCCAAACAAGATAATAGAAGCTGGATTCACATGTTCGACCAGGATATTCACGATCTCCTCCAACTGGGATGAGGTTAACCCCTGCTCAATCAGTAGATGATCGGGTTGATCACTGAGCTTTTTCAAAATTCCACGCACCCTCCTTCAGGGACTGCGACCATTTAGCTTTCTTAGTTAATATATTTATTATATTAAATTAATGCAACAAGGTATGCTATTAGAAAAGAGAGCTCCTTCATAATTAGACTACGAAATACGAAATCACTTGAAGCGGTGTCAAGAGAACTTTAATTGCCACTCCCGTTCATAGAAGGATTATTCCCTTCCCTCGATTTTTCCAATCATGCTATGATTAAGGTTAGCTACCACAGATCGAAGGGATGAGTTCGCTCATGCAGCTGTTAAGTTTGCTTTTATATCTGATTTGGGGATTTAATTTCGTGATTATGAAGCTTGGGAACGGTTTGTTCCCGCCCGTTTTATTTGCCGCTTTTCGTTTCCTGATCGGTTCAGGGGCCTTGTTCCTGATTATATTTTATAAAAGAATTTCCTTTCCCAAGAAAAAGCATTTCAAATGGTATCTGGTTTGCGGCCTCTTGCAAACGACTTATTTTAATATAGCCATCCAGGTTTCGCTGAACTCTATCAGTGCCGGGTTGACCTCGGTGTTAACGTACAGCATGCCTTTATTTTTATCTATCATGGCCCATTACTGGATTCCCGGCGACAAGCTTACCCCACGCAAGACGGCCGGCATCGCCATAGGCATTATCGGGTTGATTCTTGCCATGAACATTCATCTCTCAGGCAGTCCATGGATGCTTCTGCTGGCCTTGTCCTCAGCTATTACCTGGGCCATGTCTAACCTCATCATCAAACAAAAACTTCAAGACAGCGATAAAGTGCAGTTCACAACCTGGCAAATGACTTTCGGAACGCTAGGCTTGTTTATTTATTCCCTGCTTTTCGAGCATGGCGCCTCCCAATGGAATCTTGAGGCTGTCGGATACTTGTTGTTCTCCGGCCTCTTAGCTTCGGCCCTTGCCTTCGTTCTATGGACGTATATCTTGTCGAAAATTGAAGCCAGCAGAGCCTCCGTTACGTTATTAACCGTTCCAGTTATCGGAGTCATTTCGGGTTGGCTTTTCCTGCACGAAGAGCTGAGGGCGACTACGCTTGCCGGAATTGCCTTTGTGTTATTGGGCATATGTATAGTGAACATAAAAGGAAAATCCCGCAAAATGCCTTCGATTTAAAAACAGGTGAGTCCCATCAAACTAGGATTCACCTGTTTATTTTTAGCCCTATTTGCTCCAAATCCGATAAAGAATCACTGCTGCTTCAGCCCGGGTAAGGGAATCCAGAGGTGCGATCCTGCTGCCGCCCTTGCCTTGAACGAAGCCGGAGCCCACCATAGCCGAGACGCTAGCTTTCGCATAATCGGAAATGCTTGCTTGGTCGGCAAAAACCTCGAGAGAGCTGCGGTCTTCGGTTGTTCGGCCTGCTGTCTTAAGCGCACGCGAGGCCATGACCATCGCATCCTGCCGGGAAATTGGCTGATTAGGCAGGAAAAGTTGGTCCTCATTCCCCGTGACAATCCCTAATTCCTTCGCAGCGGCCAGTTCCCCAAAATATTCTGCTGTGTTTTGAACATCATAGAACACCGCTGCGCTGCTGCCCGTGCCTTTCAGTTCAAGCGTATTCATGAGGAGCGAGATAAAAGCTGCTCTCGTGATGCGGCTCGAAGGCGAGAAGCGGTCGGCTGCCGTTCCTTCGGCAATGCCGCGAGCATACAAGGCTCCGATTGCCTGCTGAGCCCAAGGAACGTTTTGCAAATCTCCGAAGGTGTTTGGAACTGCTGCAACCCCGAAGATACTGAAATGAGTTGTCTTAAACTCGAGCCCTTGGTCAGCCGCATCATATCGGCTGCTTGGAACAGGCGTTGCCTTTCCGTGTTCATCAACATTCAGCACGACAAGCTGATCTGGATGATTAAGCTCTTCAGGGGCCGGCGTGTAAGGAATGTTTACCGTTATTGGCGTTAGCGGATTATTCCACGGCACCACACGGCCATCCAAGGCAAAGCTGAGATCGATCAACGGACGATTTCCAATCTGCTTGTGGGCAGCTTCATTTAAATTGTCCGGTGAAGCTTTAGTTATACGGACGGAAGCTTGTTCTGCATTCTCGGCCGCACTTCCC includes the following:
- a CDS encoding CdaR family transcriptional regulator, producing the protein MNISTKLAQTIVVDMKEIVNQEINYIDTDGIIIASTDLSRIGTFHGGGKRVVDTRREVVIQEDGEYAGARKGLNLPVTFENSIAGVIGITGEYEEIEKYGKIIKRFTELLIKDAYLNQLRSQERENQRMIIEELLFRSPSTDEQSILNKLKVFNIRPHVERVVVVSEILGDDNRLIEENDNLFKLYSDRLTTYADPLLMQNKNKMIMVLQKLPETSLDALLRDLARELQARYGFPVKSGIGTVEDELTGLKASYEKAQTALDWALFSDDKAVQYYNQMDIEIIAEKVSADIAAEYIRKVFAELEDKDAQEYSRIFKLFEKYNGSITQISEALYIHKNTLQYKLNRLKTLTGYDMRRYGDFAVLKLAFLLNARRTA
- a CDS encoding aminoglycoside phosphotransferase family protein; this encodes MNHKEELTGGRTGQIHKVEETVIRPANAWTPHVHKFLNFLHEEGAVFVPKPYGINDRQEEILSFMPGEVFHYPLPDPMLSDSMLVSAARLLMKFHQSSERYISKLTNHEQWMLPAVLPIEVMCHGDFAPYNVTIVGDEASGIIDFDTLHPGPRMWGIGYAVYRWVPFHNPKSPGSSGNLKEQIRKTKLFLDTVGASPQDKESFVAVLIKRLESLTEYMRKEAREGNQVFQLHIEEDHLQLYLDDIEYLKMNENEIIDGIL
- the hepT gene encoding type VII toxin-antitoxin system HepT family RNase toxin → MNPDIVLNKIEVIRRCLSRIEEEYANDDRNLQNFTKQDSIILNLQRCCEASIDLAMHAVSELQVGVPQTSRDAFDILLSQGIIDEKLAGNMKAMVGFRNIAAHDYQAVQLEILKAILNKHLADFIAFTNALKKFASS
- the mntA gene encoding type VII toxin-antitoxin system MntA family adenylyltransferase antitoxin; its protein translation is MKKLSDQPDHLLIEQGLTSSQLEEIVNILVEHVNPASIILFGSFAKKKSRPDSDMDLAYIPDQQKPDAYERFRIAALIADKTGREVDLIDFEQASPVLRAQIIDSGLLLYEPDSLKRQLLFMRSLKEYAMLNEERREIIESRMREEPL
- a CDS encoding DMT family transporter, with the translated sequence MQLLSLLLYLIWGFNFVIMKLGNGLFPPVLFAAFRFLIGSGALFLIIFYKRISFPKKKHFKWYLVCGLLQTTYFNIAIQVSLNSISAGLTSVLTYSMPLFLSIMAHYWIPGDKLTPRKTAGIAIGIIGLILAMNIHLSGSPWMLLLALSSAITWAMSNLIIKQKLQDSDKVQFTTWQMTFGTLGLFIYSLLFEHGASQWNLEAVGYLLFSGLLASALAFVLWTYILSKIEASRASVTLLTVPVIGVISGWLFLHEELRATTLAGIAFVLLGICIVNIKGKSRKMPSI